Proteins from a single region of Alloscardovia omnicolens:
- a CDS encoding DivIVA domain-containing protein: MALLTPQDIQKHTFPTVRFKEGYDIDAVDDFLDEVVVTVESLGSQAVTSATASLGTDVAPLNNKIAELTEENNKLRAEIQDAQAKAAHVSQERENAASEQSKIADAAREQVETLTSQNNQLKTQVDQLNEQIDQLTAQAAEGGDSAKALGDQLEAVKRERDEYVKNGEILRAQLNEANNKLAESQSALEQTRAQIEASNGSASQKDQQMAQLQAQIEKLNQDLQASREREESLRKQVSALEPSSETGSLQKISSAGSDANSEPERATAMLALAMQLHDQYVDKGKAQNAELVAEGEATRDKLVREANEYDQNTRKEADDYSSRTRNDADNYSSVTRSEADEYSSKTRSDADAYETQVKKAAEDYSAKTHDDADNYARQVKDKLYADSKVIEGNIESLKQFEADYRSRLTEFLGNLSAQISATDNYPQQGEQTAEGNN; this comes from the coding sequence ATGGCCCTGTTAACACCACAAGATATTCAGAAGCATACCTTCCCAACAGTACGTTTCAAGGAAGGCTATGACATTGATGCTGTGGACGACTTCCTCGATGAAGTTGTAGTCACTGTGGAGAGTTTGGGATCTCAGGCTGTCACCAGTGCAACTGCTTCTTTGGGAACTGATGTAGCTCCTTTGAATAATAAGATTGCTGAACTCACCGAAGAGAACAACAAACTTCGTGCAGAAATTCAAGATGCGCAAGCAAAGGCAGCACACGTTTCTCAGGAACGTGAAAATGCAGCATCTGAACAGTCGAAGATTGCTGACGCAGCTCGCGAACAAGTAGAAACTTTGACTTCTCAAAATAATCAGCTCAAGACTCAGGTTGATCAGCTTAACGAGCAAATTGATCAGCTTACAGCTCAGGCAGCTGAAGGCGGAGACTCTGCTAAAGCTTTGGGTGATCAGCTCGAAGCAGTCAAGCGTGAACGCGATGAATACGTTAAGAACGGTGAAATCCTTCGCGCTCAGCTGAACGAAGCAAATAACAAGCTGGCTGAATCTCAATCTGCGTTAGAACAGACTCGTGCTCAGATTGAAGCAAGCAACGGTTCTGCTTCTCAGAAAGATCAGCAGATGGCACAGCTTCAAGCTCAGATTGAAAAGTTGAACCAGGACTTGCAAGCATCCCGTGAGCGTGAAGAAAGCTTGCGCAAGCAGGTATCTGCTCTTGAGCCAAGTTCTGAAACAGGAAGCCTCCAAAAGATTTCTTCTGCAGGTTCCGATGCTAACTCTGAGCCAGAACGCGCAACAGCAATGCTTGCTTTGGCTATGCAGCTGCATGATCAGTACGTGGATAAGGGTAAGGCACAGAACGCTGAACTCGTTGCAGAAGGTGAAGCAACTCGCGATAAGCTTGTACGCGAAGCAAACGAATACGATCAGAATACTCGTAAGGAAGCTGATGACTATTCCTCCAGAACTCGCAACGATGCAGATAACTATTCATCTGTAACTCGCAGCGAAGCTGATGAGTACTCTTCAAAGACCCGTTCCGATGCTGATGCATACGAAACTCAGGTTAAGAAAGCTGCAGAAGACTATTCCGCTAAGACTCACGACGATGCAGACAACTATGCACGTCAAGTTAAGGATAAGCTCTACGCAGATTCTAAGGTTATTGAAGGCAATATTGAAAGCCTCAAGCAGTTCGAAGCAGACTATCGTTCTCGCTTGACAGAGTTCCTCGGTAACCTTTCTGCTCAGATTAGTGCTACGGATAACTATCCACAGCAGGGTGAGCAGACCGCAGAGGGCAATAACTAA
- a CDS encoding RluA family pseudouridine synthase, whose amino-acid sequence MEGIVPAPDALVGKRFDVVVSKMMGISRSAASTLIESGQVTLLGHVSDKSAKLAHNDMIEFALRQAQQDPEPIDHDMPIVYEDDDIVIVDKPVGMAAHSSVGWSGPTVLGSLLARGVHITDYGAAGRQGIVSRLDVGTSGLMLVCKSELAYKEMRRQFSEHEVVKTYHAVVQGNLNQDLATIEAPIGRDKVSDFRFTVTPAGKEAITHWDVIERFGEATYVKVNLETGRTHQIRVHFSSIGHPLVGDAMYGANPKLTEITGLERQWLHAMKLEFKHPRTKIWTTVESNTPNDLRKALEILRQRQSEREHE is encoded by the coding sequence ATGGAAGGCATCGTTCCCGCACCTGACGCTTTAGTGGGCAAGAGGTTTGATGTAGTTGTCTCCAAAATGATGGGGATTTCTCGTTCAGCTGCTAGTACTCTGATTGAATCTGGTCAAGTTACTTTGCTCGGCCACGTCAGTGATAAATCAGCGAAGCTTGCGCATAACGATATGATTGAATTTGCATTGCGTCAGGCACAGCAAGATCCTGAACCTATTGACCACGATATGCCTATTGTTTATGAAGATGATGATATTGTTATCGTTGATAAACCCGTAGGCATGGCTGCACATTCTTCTGTTGGCTGGAGCGGACCAACAGTTTTAGGATCGCTGCTGGCACGCGGCGTGCATATTACCGATTACGGAGCAGCTGGACGTCAAGGAATCGTGAGCCGTCTGGATGTAGGCACCAGCGGTCTGATGTTGGTGTGTAAATCCGAGCTGGCGTATAAAGAAATGCGTCGTCAATTTTCTGAGCATGAAGTGGTGAAAACCTATCATGCTGTTGTGCAAGGAAATTTGAACCAAGATCTCGCCACGATTGAAGCACCTATAGGCCGCGATAAAGTATCAGATTTTCGTTTTACTGTTACGCCTGCAGGCAAGGAAGCAATTACGCACTGGGATGTTATAGAACGTTTTGGTGAAGCAACCTATGTAAAAGTGAACTTGGAAACCGGTCGTACGCATCAAATCCGTGTACATTTTTCCTCAATTGGTCATCCTCTTGTGGGGGATGCGATGTATGGCGCGAACCCTAAGCTGACTGAAATCACAGGGCTGGAACGCCAATGGTTGCACGCCATGAAACTGGAATTTAAGCACCCACGCACTAAAATATGGACGACTGTTGAGTCCAACACGCCGAATGATTTACGCAAGGCTTTGGAAATCTTAAGACAACGTCAATCCGAGCGTGAACACGAATAA
- a CDS encoding cell division protein SepF, which yields MANMFNKGLSFFGLADPEDIDDEETQAPEADDIADTEFDRDDSLSMQSARIATAGRTSATTQKSFPKMNMNRITTIHPRTYNEVESVGRSLRDGTPVVLNLTGVADKDAQRIVDFAMGVVFGVRGSAERVTSRVWLLSPAAVTIRPEQAEANPTAGLFE from the coding sequence ATGGCAAATATGTTTAATAAAGGTTTGAGTTTCTTTGGACTGGCAGACCCTGAAGACATAGATGATGAGGAGACCCAAGCTCCTGAAGCTGACGATATTGCGGATACTGAGTTTGATCGTGATGACTCATTGAGTATGCAGTCTGCACGTATTGCAACAGCTGGTCGTACTTCTGCTACTACTCAGAAGTCTTTCCCTAAGATGAATATGAATAGAATTACTACTATTCATCCTCGCACGTATAACGAAGTGGAGAGTGTGGGACGTTCTCTGCGTGACGGTACTCCAGTGGTTTTGAATCTTACGGGTGTGGCAGATAAAGATGCTCAACGCATTGTAGATTTTGCAATGGGCGTAGTCTTTGGTGTACGCGGCTCTGCGGAACGTGTAACTTCTCGCGTGTGGCTTCTTAGCCCTGCAGCTGTTACGATTCGTCCAGAACAGGCAGAAGCTAATCCAACTGCTGGATTGTTTGAGTAA
- a CDS encoding YggT family protein has translation MLISIVLFRLVISLLLDAYMAILFIRLVLDWVAVLSRWQPRGVVYTLVNAVYVVTDPPLNFLRRFIKPLPMGPMYLDLSFIVLWFALGIVRMFV, from the coding sequence ATGCTCATCAGTATTGTACTTTTTCGTCTTGTTATATCGTTACTTCTTGACGCTTATATGGCTATTCTGTTCATTCGCCTTGTCTTAGACTGGGTGGCTGTTTTGAGCAGATGGCAGCCGCGAGGCGTTGTATATACATTAGTGAACGCAGTTTATGTGGTTACTGATCCGCCTCTTAACTTTTTGAGACGGTTTATCAAACCACTGCCGATGGGACCAATGTATTTAGACTTAAGTTTCATTGTGCTGTGGTTTGCCCTAGGTATTGTGCGTATGTTCGTATAA
- a CDS encoding signal peptidase II: protein MAVFLATFIVGVLLDQWTKSLALTHLTTSSDVPVLGPFVRLTLMHNPGASLGVGSSMTWLITVFALVVCLFLSVLGLTTRNLWWSSVCALTVSGALGNVIDRFMYADGFLNGTVVDFINYGPFVGNVADIVLTFAAVGMIGGVLLGQRFGVEWIDTLLFGHDDAESDQTSVQKQQEQTSDNSQDMTNNHGFEQHQIDHTSHKDTM, encoded by the coding sequence GTGGCCGTCTTTCTTGCTACTTTCATTGTGGGAGTTCTGCTGGATCAATGGACGAAGAGCCTTGCCTTAACACATTTGACCACGTCCAGTGATGTGCCTGTGCTTGGTCCTTTTGTGCGATTAACGCTCATGCATAATCCAGGAGCGAGCCTAGGCGTCGGGTCGAGTATGACATGGCTGATTACTGTTTTTGCTCTTGTGGTGTGCCTCTTTTTGAGTGTGCTAGGGCTTACAACGCGCAACCTATGGTGGTCAAGCGTATGCGCTTTAACTGTTTCTGGTGCACTAGGTAATGTGATTGACCGCTTTATGTATGCCGATGGATTTCTCAATGGCACAGTAGTTGATTTTATTAACTATGGGCCGTTTGTTGGCAATGTGGCTGATATTGTGCTCACATTCGCAGCTGTGGGAATGATAGGTGGTGTTTTGCTGGGGCAGCGTTTTGGCGTGGAATGGATAGATACCCTGCTTTTTGGCCATGATGACGCAGAATCTGATCAGACATCTGTTCAGAAACAACAAGAACAGACCAGCGACAACAGTCAAGATATGACAAACAATCACGGCTTTGAGCAGCATCAAATAGACCATACTTCTCACAAGGACACCATGTAA